One genomic region from Thunnus maccoyii chromosome 16, fThuMac1.1, whole genome shotgun sequence encodes:
- the LOC121913934 gene encoding homeobox protein SIX6 — MFQLPILNFSPQQVAGVCETLEESGDVDRLGRFLWSLPVAPAACEVLNKNESVLRARAVVAFHTGNFRELYHILENHKFTKESHTKLQALWLEAHYQEAEKLRGRPLGPVDKYRVRKKFPLPRTIWDGEQKTHCFKERTRHLLREWYLQDPYPNPSKKRELAQATGLTPTQVGNWFKNRRQRDRAAAAKNRLQQQVLSGGSVRSLADEDGTVDRLGNSSSPEASLSSKAAASAISITSSDSECDI, encoded by the exons ATGTTTCAGCTGCCCATCTTGAATTTCAGCCCCCAGCAGGTCGCCGGGGTCTGCGAGACTCTGGAGGAGAGCGGGGACGTCGATCGCCTCGGCCGCTTCCTCTGGTCGCTGCCCGTCGCCCCGGCGGCCTGTGAGGTCCTCAACAAGAACGAGTCGGTGCTGAGGGCCCGGGCCGTCGTCGCCTTCCACACCGGCAATTTCCGTGAACTCTACCACATCCTGGAGAACCACAAGTTCACCAAAGAGTCGCACACGAAGCTGCAGGCGCTGTGGCTCGAAGCGCACTACCAGGAGGCTGAGAAGCTGCGGGGACGCCCGCTGGGGCCGGTGGACAAATACAGGGTGCGGAAGAAGTTCCCGCTACCCAGAACCATATGGGATGGAGAGCAGAAAACCCACTGCTTCAAAGAGAGAACCCGGCACTTGTTAAGAGAATGGTATTTGCAGGATCCCTACCCGAATCCCAGTAAAAAGAGGGAGCTTGCACAGGCTACAGGACTTACACCCACACAAGTAGGAAACTGGTTCAAAAATCgcagacaaagagacagagcagCGGCTGCGAAGAACAG gCTCCAGCAGCAGGTCCTGTCCGGCGGCTCGGTTCGCTCCCTGGCGGACGAGGACGGCACCGTGGACCGTCTGGGGAACTCGTCCAGTCCGGAGGCCAGTCTGTCCAGCAAAGCAGCCGCCTCGGCCATCTCCATCACCTCCAGCGACAGTGAATGTGACATCTGA